The following proteins are encoded in a genomic region of Cellulomonas sp. ES6:
- the leuS gene encoding leucine--tRNA ligase, giving the protein MTSHASAQPNSAPATGQDVPFRYTADLAREIELRWQDEWVERGTFFAANPTGALTDGDGAPARAGARPFFVMDMFPYPSGAGLHVGHPLGYIATDVVARFRRMQGDNVLHALGYDAFGLPAEQYAVQTGQHPRTTTEANIEIMARQLRRLGVAHDPRRSFATIDPDYVRWTQWIFLQIFESWYDEDAVRPDGGTGAARPISTLVAAYEAGRALPEGLDGVPEGATWADLDEVQRRRVVDSQRLAYVSETPVNWCPGLGTVLANEEVTSEGRSERGNFPVFQRTLRQWNMRITAYADRLADDLSLIDWPEKVTAMQRNWIGRSEGAHVDFEVTDADEPLTVFTTRPDTLFGATYVVLAPEHPLVDAIVAEAEPAWDEDVPEAWRGGAASPADAVAAYRREAAAKTAVERQADAGRKTGVFTGGYALNPVNGAQLPVFIADYVLMGYGTGAIMAVPGGDTRDFAFAEAFGLPVVHTVQPPQGHEGAWTGDGAIINSSNDEISLDGLSVAEAKARIVDWLAERGAGSRTTTYRLRDWLFSRQRYWGEPFPIVYDENDLPIAIPEQSLPVDLPDVPDYAPRTFDPDDADSSPEAPLSRNDDWVNVTLDLGDGPKVYRRDTNTMPNWAGSCWYYLHYLDPQHATDQVVDPVLEQYWMGPGHNPGDTHGAGGVDLYVGGVEHAVLHLLYARFWHKVLYDLGHVSSREPFYKLFNQGYIQAYAYTDSRGVYVPAAEVVEDESVASGFSWNGEEVHREYGKIGKSLKNAVSPDEMYAEYGADTLRVYEMSMGPLDLSRPWETRAVVGAQRFLQRVWRNVVSEETGEVTVVDAEPSVETLRVLHRTIAEVREDMAGMRINTAIAKLIVLNNHLTSLAAVPRSVAEQLVLMTAPVAPHLAEELWSRLGHERSLAHEPFPVVDPQYLVEDTVTCVFQVQGKVRGRAEVSPDADEATLRELALADPGVQRALAGRDVRTVIVRAPKLVNVVPA; this is encoded by the coding sequence GTGACCTCGCACGCCTCCGCCCAGCCCAACTCCGCCCCCGCCACCGGCCAGGACGTGCCGTTCCGCTACACGGCCGACCTCGCGCGCGAGATCGAGCTCCGGTGGCAGGACGAGTGGGTGGAGCGCGGCACGTTCTTCGCGGCGAACCCCACGGGGGCGCTGACCGACGGTGACGGAGCGCCGGCCCGCGCGGGCGCCCGCCCGTTCTTCGTCATGGACATGTTCCCGTACCCCTCGGGCGCGGGCCTGCACGTCGGGCACCCGCTGGGCTACATCGCGACCGACGTCGTCGCGCGGTTCCGCCGGATGCAGGGCGACAACGTCCTGCACGCCCTGGGCTACGACGCGTTCGGGCTGCCCGCCGAGCAGTACGCGGTGCAGACGGGGCAGCACCCGCGCACGACCACCGAGGCGAACATCGAGATCATGGCGCGCCAGCTCAGGCGCCTGGGCGTCGCGCACGACCCGCGCCGCTCGTTCGCCACGATCGACCCGGACTACGTGCGCTGGACGCAGTGGATCTTCCTGCAGATCTTCGAGTCCTGGTACGACGAGGACGCCGTGCGCCCGGACGGCGGGACGGGCGCGGCCCGGCCGATCTCGACCCTGGTCGCCGCGTACGAGGCGGGCCGCGCGCTGCCCGAGGGGCTGGACGGCGTGCCGGAGGGCGCGACGTGGGCCGACCTGGACGAGGTGCAGCGCCGCCGCGTCGTGGACTCCCAGCGCCTGGCGTACGTGTCCGAGACGCCCGTGAACTGGTGCCCGGGCCTGGGCACCGTGCTGGCGAACGAGGAGGTCACCTCCGAGGGCCGGTCCGAGCGCGGCAACTTCCCGGTCTTCCAGCGCACGCTGCGGCAGTGGAACATGCGGATCACCGCGTACGCGGACCGCCTGGCGGACGACCTGTCGCTGATCGACTGGCCGGAGAAGGTCACCGCGATGCAGCGGAACTGGATCGGCCGGTCCGAGGGTGCGCACGTCGACTTCGAGGTCACCGACGCCGACGAGCCGCTGACCGTGTTCACCACCCGCCCCGACACGCTGTTCGGCGCGACCTACGTGGTGCTGGCGCCGGAGCACCCGCTGGTCGACGCGATCGTCGCGGAGGCCGAGCCGGCGTGGGACGAGGACGTGCCGGAGGCCTGGCGCGGGGGCGCCGCCTCGCCCGCCGATGCCGTCGCCGCCTACCGCCGCGAGGCCGCCGCCAAGACCGCCGTCGAGCGGCAGGCCGACGCCGGCCGCAAGACCGGCGTGTTCACCGGCGGGTACGCCCTGAACCCGGTGAACGGCGCCCAGCTGCCCGTGTTCATCGCCGACTACGTCCTCATGGGCTACGGCACCGGCGCGATCATGGCCGTGCCCGGCGGTGACACCCGCGACTTCGCGTTCGCCGAGGCGTTCGGCCTGCCGGTCGTCCACACCGTGCAGCCGCCCCAGGGCCACGAGGGCGCCTGGACCGGCGACGGCGCGATCATCAACTCGTCGAACGACGAGATCAGCCTGGACGGCCTGTCCGTCGCCGAGGCCAAGGCGCGGATCGTCGACTGGCTGGCCGAGCGCGGCGCCGGGTCCCGCACGACCACCTACCGGCTGCGCGACTGGCTGTTCAGCCGCCAGCGGTACTGGGGCGAGCCGTTCCCCATCGTCTACGACGAGAACGACCTGCCGATCGCGATCCCGGAGCAGTCGCTGCCCGTCGACCTGCCGGACGTGCCGGACTACGCGCCGCGCACGTTCGACCCCGACGACGCGGACTCCTCGCCGGAGGCGCCGCTGAGCCGCAACGACGACTGGGTGAACGTCACGCTGGACCTGGGCGACGGCCCGAAGGTCTACCGCCGCGACACCAACACGATGCCGAACTGGGCCGGCTCGTGCTGGTACTACCTGCACTACCTGGACCCCCAGCACGCGACCGACCAGGTCGTCGACCCGGTGCTCGAGCAGTACTGGATGGGCCCGGGCCACAACCCCGGCGACACCCACGGCGCGGGCGGGGTCGACCTCTACGTCGGCGGCGTCGAGCACGCCGTGCTGCACCTGCTGTACGCCCGGTTCTGGCACAAGGTGCTGTACGACCTGGGGCACGTGTCCAGCCGCGAGCCGTTCTACAAGCTGTTCAACCAGGGCTACATCCAGGCGTACGCGTACACCGACTCCCGCGGGGTGTACGTCCCGGCGGCCGAGGTGGTCGAGGACGAGTCGGTCGCCTCCGGGTTCAGCTGGAACGGCGAGGAGGTCCACCGCGAGTACGGCAAGATCGGCAAGTCGCTGAAGAACGCCGTGTCCCCGGACGAGATGTACGCCGAGTACGGCGCGGACACCCTGCGCGTCTACGAGATGTCGATGGGTCCGCTCGACCTGTCCCGTCCCTGGGAGACCCGCGCGGTCGTGGGGGCGCAGCGGTTCCTGCAGCGCGTCTGGCGCAACGTCGTCTCCGAGGAGACGGGCGAGGTCACCGTGGTCGACGCGGAGCCGTCGGTCGAGACCCTGCGCGTGCTGCACCGCACCATCGCCGAGGTCCGCGAGGACATGGCCGGCATGCGGATCAACACCGCGATCGCCAAGCTCATCGTCCTCAACAACCACCTGACGTCGCTGGCCGCCGTGCCGCGCTCGGTCGCCGAGCAGCTGGTGCTGATGACCGCGCCCGTCGCCCCGCACCTGGCCGAGGAGCTGTGGTCCCGCCTGGGCCACGAGCGCTCGCTGGCGCACGAGCCGTTCCCGGTCGTCGACCCGCAGTACCTGGTCGAGGACACCGTCACCTGCGTGTTCCAGGTGCAGGGCAAGGTCCGCGGGCGCGCCGAGGTGAGCCCGGACGCCGACGAGGCCACGCTGCGGGAGCTGGCCCTCGCCGACCCGGGCGTCCAGCGCGCCCTGGCCGGCCGTGACGTGCGCACCGTGATCGTGCGGGCGCCCAAGCTCGTCAACGTGGTCCCGGCCTGA
- a CDS encoding metal-dependent transcriptional regulator translates to MSETSDLTPVAQDYLKVIWTAREWSTAPVTTKMLAERLGVGASTVSETVRRLADQGLVEHAPYAAITLTPEGVRHAVQVVRRHRLIETFLVSELGYAWDEVHDEAEVLEHAVSDLMVERIDARLGHPTRDPHGDPIPAPDGTVPAPAARMLWELDGGAGRIARISDADPGLLRYLASVGVVLDAGVEVVERRDFAGMTSVRVLPPDGGGDARAVELGEVAARAIWVLLDA, encoded by the coding sequence GTGAGCGAGACGAGCGACCTGACCCCCGTCGCGCAGGACTACCTCAAGGTCATCTGGACCGCGCGGGAGTGGTCGACGGCGCCGGTGACCACCAAGATGCTCGCCGAGCGGCTCGGGGTGGGCGCGTCGACGGTGTCCGAGACGGTGCGGCGCCTCGCCGACCAGGGCCTCGTGGAGCACGCGCCGTACGCCGCGATCACCCTCACCCCCGAGGGCGTGCGCCACGCCGTCCAGGTGGTCCGCCGCCACCGGCTCATCGAGACGTTCCTGGTCAGCGAGCTCGGCTACGCCTGGGACGAGGTCCACGACGAGGCGGAGGTCCTGGAGCACGCCGTGTCCGACCTCATGGTCGAGCGCATCGACGCCCGGCTCGGCCACCCGACGCGGGACCCGCACGGCGACCCGATCCCCGCGCCCGACGGCACGGTGCCCGCCCCGGCGGCGCGCATGCTGTGGGAGCTCGACGGCGGGGCGGGTCGGATCGCCCGCATCTCCGACGCCGACCCCGGGCTGCTGCGGTACCTGGCGTCCGTCGGGGTGGTGCTGGACGCGGGCGTGGAGGTGGTGGAGCGGCGCGACTTCGCCGGCATGACGTCCGTGCGGGTGCTGCCCCCGGACGGCGGCGGCGACGCGCGCGCCGTCGAGCTGGGGGAGGTCGCCGCCCGGGCGATCTGGGTGCTGCTCGACGCCTGA
- a CDS encoding DegV family protein, which translates to MPRDAGGPPDSREDVAAATSSRSSRRLLPAARAALPGTWTARIARLLRRDVTAPDVVAGAGPDGRPVPPRVAVVTDSTSCLTAADAEEWGIMVVPLDVAADGERYRDGVDLGPGDLAALLTAGRRITTSQPPPAAFALAYEAAAAHGAVEVVSVHLSGELSGTVRAAGLAAQLAPLPVHVVDSRSAGMGLGFAAQAAAEAARGDAWGGQPDGAAVAAVAEQVALSTAAWFVVDSLDHLRRGGRLSGAAAAFGTVLGLRPVLTLRDGVIEVAERVRTRRAARDRLHDLVVAEARRRGPGVRLAVQHLGRADDAAALAARVGATLGTADVVVREVGAVLGGHLGVGAMAVTVTDR; encoded by the coding sequence GTGCCCCGCGACGCCGGCGGCCCGCCGGACAGCCGGGAGGACGTCGCAGCAGCCACGTCCTCCCGGTCGTCACGCCGGCTGCTGCCGGCGGCCCGGGCGGCGCTGCCGGGGACGTGGACGGCGCGGATCGCCCGCCTGCTCCGGCGGGACGTCACCGCACCCGACGTCGTCGCCGGTGCGGGGCCCGACGGTCGCCCGGTGCCGCCGCGCGTCGCCGTCGTGACCGACTCCACCTCCTGCCTCACCGCCGCGGACGCCGAGGAGTGGGGGATCATGGTCGTGCCGCTCGACGTCGCCGCGGACGGTGAGCGCTACCGCGACGGGGTCGACCTGGGGCCGGGCGACCTCGCGGCGCTGCTCACCGCGGGCCGCCGGATCACGACCTCGCAGCCGCCCCCCGCCGCGTTCGCCCTGGCCTACGAGGCCGCCGCGGCGCACGGGGCCGTCGAGGTCGTCTCGGTGCACCTGTCGGGCGAGCTGTCGGGAACCGTGCGGGCGGCCGGCCTCGCGGCGCAGCTGGCCCCGCTGCCGGTGCACGTCGTGGACTCCCGCTCCGCCGGCATGGGCCTCGGGTTCGCGGCGCAGGCCGCCGCCGAGGCGGCGCGCGGGGACGCCTGGGGCGGACAGCCCGACGGGGCCGCCGTCGCGGCCGTGGCCGAGCAGGTCGCGCTGTCGACGGCCGCCTGGTTCGTCGTGGACTCGCTCGACCACCTGCGCCGGGGCGGCCGCCTGTCCGGAGCCGCCGCGGCGTTCGGGACGGTGCTCGGCCTGCGTCCCGTGCTGACCTTGCGCGACGGCGTGATCGAGGTGGCCGAGCGGGTGCGGACCCGGCGTGCGGCCCGGGACCGGCTCCACGACCTCGTGGTGGCCGAGGCACGGCGTCGCGGACCGGGCGTGCGGCTCGCGGTCCAGCACCTCGGGCGCGCGGACGACGCGGCGGCGCTCGCGGCACGCGTCGGTGCGACGCTCGGCACGGCGGACGTCGTCGTCCGGGAGGTGGGTGCGGTGCTCGGCGGGCACCTCGGCGTGGGGGCGATGGCGGTGACGGTCACCGACCGCTGA
- a CDS encoding helix-hairpin-helix domain-containing protein, which yields MAVPGAAVGWSASWASAADEVETWQRDGRSVLGAVRWWVTPRVAVAAVLVLALVGGAVALRVAAAPSAPAVVLPEPSATGPAPTATDPSDADAVVWVHVVGQVAAPGLVELPPGSRVADAVAAAGGALPDADLAVVNLAALVVDGAQVRVPAPGEPAVPADGTAAGTGPVSGAAPSGQGPGGQVDLNTATAAELEALPGIGPVLAERIVSWRGEHGAFADVDSLEDVPGIGPALLAGLRDQARV from the coding sequence GTGGCGGTCCCGGGTGCGGCCGTCGGGTGGTCGGCGTCCTGGGCGTCCGCAGCGGACGAGGTCGAGACGTGGCAACGCGACGGCAGGAGCGTCCTCGGCGCCGTCCGCTGGTGGGTGACCCCGCGGGTGGCGGTCGCCGCCGTCCTCGTCCTCGCGCTGGTCGGGGGAGCGGTCGCGCTGCGGGTCGCCGCGGCGCCCAGCGCGCCCGCCGTGGTCCTGCCCGAGCCGTCCGCCACGGGACCGGCGCCGACCGCGACCGACCCGTCGGACGCCGACGCGGTGGTGTGGGTGCACGTCGTCGGTCAGGTGGCCGCTCCCGGCCTCGTGGAGCTGCCCCCGGGATCGCGCGTCGCGGACGCCGTCGCCGCCGCGGGCGGGGCACTGCCGGACGCGGACCTCGCGGTCGTCAACCTCGCCGCCCTCGTCGTGGACGGTGCCCAGGTGAGGGTGCCTGCACCCGGCGAACCGGCGGTGCCCGCGGACGGGACGGCCGCGGGCACCGGTCCGGTGTCGGGGGCGGCGCCCTCCGGGCAGGGGCCCGGAGGGCAGGTCGACCTCAACACGGCGACCGCGGCGGAGCTCGAGGCGCTGCCGGGCATCGGTCCGGTGCTGGCGGAGCGGATCGTGTCCTGGCGCGGTGAGCACGGGGCGTTCGCGGACGTCGACTCGCTCGAGGACGTCCCGGGGATCGGCCCGGCGCTGCTCGCCGGGCTGCGCGACCAGGCGCGGGTCTGA
- a CDS encoding ComEC/Rec2 family competence protein yields MARPAAELAAAGAVCAVLALGLVASACGCSGARRGRATGTASIGGARTCDQGWRAGRGQAVLVLGTVGVLLLTTAVQVRAREAGGLRDLAELRASVRITGVVRTTPMPVGGPSDDGGERGDGGGRAPPGRVRLLLAVTEVAVGAGRPGRDGPPGDHTVRTRAAVELVAPGPAAGLRYGTVVTVPVRLAPARHAADRAVARAHATAAPQAGGGPPGLLVVTERLRAGLGELSAGLPGDAGRLLPAVAVGDTRGVGDLEQAMRDSGLAHLTAVSGAHFSLLGALVLGIAARLRIPRCWRWVPTAVVMAGFVALVHPGASVVRAAVMGGVGLLGLAVGRPSRTVPALACAVVVLLVVDPWLGRDLGFVLSVVATAGIAVLAGPIARRWQDAGARGGRRGPPAWWVLACAVPVAAQAVCAPVVLLLSPQVPVYSVPANLLAAPAVAPATVGGLVAALLGPWWPGGAAWAAGVAGAACWWIAGVARTAAGLPGALVTWAGGPVGVLLLAAASAASVVLVLRCRRRVAP; encoded by the coding sequence GTGGCACGACCTGCGGCGGAGCTCGCCGCCGCGGGAGCCGTGTGCGCGGTGCTCGCGCTGGGGCTGGTGGCGTCGGCGTGCGGGTGCTCGGGCGCCCGGCGTGGTCGCGCTACCGGGACGGCGTCGATCGGCGGGGCACGTACGTGCGACCAGGGGTGGCGTGCCGGTCGCGGGCAGGCGGTCCTCGTCCTCGGCACGGTCGGCGTCCTGCTCCTCACGACCGCCGTCCAGGTCCGCGCCCGCGAGGCCGGGGGCCTGCGTGACCTCGCCGAGCTGCGCGCGTCCGTCCGGATCACGGGCGTCGTCCGGACGACGCCGATGCCGGTCGGGGGTCCGTCCGACGACGGCGGAGAGCGCGGCGACGGCGGTGGCCGGGCGCCTCCGGGGCGGGTCCGGCTGCTGCTCGCGGTGACGGAGGTGGCGGTGGGCGCCGGACGACCGGGCCGCGACGGACCACCCGGTGACCACACGGTGCGGACCCGCGCCGCCGTGGAGCTCGTCGCGCCGGGCCCGGCCGCGGGGTTGCGCTACGGCACCGTCGTGACCGTGCCCGTGCGCCTCGCGCCGGCCCGTCACGCGGCGGACCGTGCGGTCGCCCGGGCGCACGCGACCGCCGCCCCGCAGGCCGGCGGTGGTCCTCCGGGCCTGCTCGTCGTCACCGAGCGGCTCCGGGCCGGTCTCGGCGAGCTGTCCGCCGGGCTCCCCGGGGACGCCGGGCGGTTGCTGCCCGCCGTCGCGGTCGGCGACACGCGCGGCGTCGGCGACCTGGAGCAGGCGATGCGCGACTCGGGGCTGGCGCACCTGACGGCGGTCTCCGGGGCGCACTTCTCGCTGCTCGGCGCGCTGGTCCTGGGGATCGCGGCGCGGCTGCGCATCCCGCGGTGCTGGCGGTGGGTGCCGACCGCTGTCGTGATGGCGGGGTTCGTCGCTCTCGTGCACCCGGGCGCCAGCGTGGTGCGCGCGGCCGTCATGGGAGGCGTCGGGCTGCTCGGCCTGGCCGTCGGGCGACCGTCGCGGACGGTCCCGGCGCTGGCGTGCGCGGTCGTCGTGCTGCTCGTCGTCGACCCCTGGCTCGGCCGGGACCTCGGCTTCGTGCTGTCGGTCGTCGCGACCGCAGGCATCGCCGTGCTGGCCGGACCGATCGCCCGCCGGTGGCAGGACGCGGGCGCCCGGGGCGGACGGCGCGGCCCTCCGGCCTGGTGGGTGCTGGCGTGCGCGGTGCCCGTCGCCGCCCAGGCGGTCTGCGCGCCGGTTGTCCTGCTGCTCTCCCCGCAGGTGCCGGTCTACTCCGTGCCCGCGAACCTCCTCGCCGCGCCCGCGGTCGCGCCGGCCACCGTGGGCGGCCTGGTCGCGGCCCTGCTCGGGCCCTGGTGGCCGGGCGGCGCGGCCTGGGCCGCCGGGGTCGCCGGGGCGGCCTGCTGGTGGATCGCCGGTGTGGCACGGACGGCGGCCGGCCTGCCCGGGGCGCTCGTGACGTGGGCCGGTGGACCGGTCGGCGTCCTGCTGCTGGCAGCGGCGTCGGCCGCGTCGGTGGTGCTGGTCCTGCGCTGTCGGCGGCGCGTGGCACCCTAG
- a CDS encoding alpha/beta-hydrolase family protein: MDADRPTAVDRARRAAGSVLGAVGRWFARRELSWPGMLGALLGLAAAMTPSLLPRPTLYLGFIAGVGAALGYALGVLVAWVVRRTGLPLPPARVRRVAWRVLSWAGPVLAVVVVVVGCQWQDDVRVLVGEERRTSSAFLVGVLALAVGLALIALGRALRRLSRRVSRLLGRWVPASVASLLGVVVVTLLVYWLAAGVLFRVVVDVADSVYAGTNAGTPDGVEPVTSPLRSGSPASAVSWDSLGRQGRAFVAGGPSTDEIAEVTGERATEPIRVYAGLDSADDAAGRAQLAVEELERTGAFDRSVLVVAGATGTGWTEPQQMAALEYLWGGDTAIATIQYSFLPSWLSFLVDADRASEAGRLLFDAVHARWAELPEDDRPQLVSYGLSLGSFAAQAPFGSVGDLTARVDGALYVGTPNFTPLWRTITAERDPGSPQWQPVVDDGRTVRFASDGTGLVTQAGTWDSPRVAYLQHASDPVVWWSWDLLTRQPDWLAEPRGPDVSGRVRWFPVLTFVQVTVDQFFGVSVPDGHGHNYASQVVAAWAAVTEPPGWTDAELADLQSLIDETLTLPTLPGADVG, from the coding sequence GTGGACGCCGACCGACCGACCGCCGTGGACCGGGCGCGACGCGCCGCCGGGAGCGTCCTGGGGGCGGTGGGTCGCTGGTTCGCCCGCCGGGAGCTGTCGTGGCCCGGCATGCTCGGCGCGCTGCTCGGGCTGGCGGCCGCGATGACCCCGTCGCTGCTCCCCCGCCCGACGCTCTACCTGGGGTTCATCGCGGGCGTCGGCGCCGCGCTGGGGTACGCCCTCGGCGTCCTCGTCGCGTGGGTGGTCCGCCGCACCGGGCTGCCCCTGCCGCCCGCCCGGGTGCGCCGCGTCGCGTGGCGGGTCCTGTCCTGGGCCGGCCCCGTGCTCGCCGTGGTCGTCGTCGTGGTGGGCTGCCAGTGGCAGGACGACGTCCGCGTGCTGGTCGGCGAGGAGCGGCGCACGTCCTCGGCGTTCCTCGTCGGGGTCCTCGCGCTCGCCGTCGGACTGGCGCTGATCGCCCTGGGGCGCGCGCTGCGCCGGCTCTCCCGCCGGGTGTCGCGCCTGCTGGGTCGCTGGGTGCCCGCCTCCGTGGCGTCGCTGCTCGGGGTCGTCGTGGTGACGCTGCTCGTGTACTGGCTCGCCGCGGGCGTGCTGTTCCGGGTGGTCGTCGACGTCGCCGACTCCGTGTACGCGGGCACGAACGCCGGCACCCCCGACGGGGTCGAGCCCGTCACGTCGCCGCTGCGCTCCGGGTCGCCCGCCTCGGCGGTCTCGTGGGACTCCCTCGGCCGCCAGGGGCGGGCGTTCGTGGCCGGAGGCCCCTCGACGGACGAGATCGCCGAGGTCACCGGGGAGCGGGCGACCGAGCCGATCCGCGTCTACGCCGGGCTGGACTCGGCCGACGACGCCGCGGGTCGGGCGCAGCTCGCCGTCGAGGAGCTGGAGCGCACCGGGGCGTTCGACCGGTCGGTCCTCGTGGTGGCCGGCGCGACCGGCACCGGGTGGACGGAGCCGCAGCAGATGGCCGCCCTGGAGTACCTGTGGGGCGGCGACACGGCGATCGCGACCATCCAGTACTCGTTCCTGCCGAGCTGGCTGTCGTTCCTGGTCGACGCCGACCGCGCGTCCGAGGCCGGGCGGCTGCTGTTCGACGCCGTGCACGCCCGGTGGGCCGAGCTGCCGGAGGACGACCGGCCGCAGCTCGTGTCCTACGGGCTGAGCCTCGGGTCGTTCGCGGCGCAGGCGCCGTTCGGATCCGTCGGTGACCTCACCGCGCGCGTCGACGGCGCCCTCTACGTGGGCACGCCCAACTTCACCCCGCTCTGGCGCACGATCACCGCGGAGCGCGACCCCGGCAGCCCGCAGTGGCAGCCGGTCGTCGACGACGGCCGCACGGTGCGGTTCGCGTCCGACGGCACGGGGCTCGTCACGCAAGCCGGGACCTGGGACTCCCCGCGCGTCGCGTACCTGCAGCACGCGTCCGACCCCGTCGTCTGGTGGTCGTGGGACCTGCTCACCCGGCAGCCCGACTGGCTCGCCGAGCCGCGCGGGCCCGACGTGTCCGGCCGGGTGCGCTGGTTCCCCGTCCTGACGTTCGTGCAGGTGACCGTGGACCAGTTCTTCGGCGTCAGTGTCCCGGACG
- a CDS encoding MFS transporter, with product MHTTTGTPAGDAVLDPHLVRRRARLPLLALALGGFSIGTTEFATMGLLPIVADDLRVSIPTAGHVITAYALGVVVGAPLLTTVAARIERRRLLLLLMAAFTVGNVLSALAPTAGWLVAARFVAGLPHGAFFGVGAAMGAHVAGPGRRGQAVATMMAGLTVANVVGVPLSTVLGQAMGWRAAFLAVGALGLLTLAALWRWLPGLAVPDGASVRSEIGSLRNARLWVAAGAGAVGFGGMFAVYSYVSPLLTEVTGLAVTTVPVVLALFGVGMTVGTLLGGRLADRSVPRTVLLGFAATTVVLVLVAVLGRSPVPGVLAVVGLGVASQVLGLALQSWLMDLSPHAPSLGAALCHSALNVGNAAGAWAGGLVIAAGLGYLAPAWVGVALTAVGLTVAATALRRPR from the coding sequence ATGCACACCACCACCGGCACGCCCGCGGGCGACGCCGTCCTCGACCCGCACCTCGTGCGCCGTCGCGCCCGGCTGCCGCTGCTCGCCCTGGCGCTCGGCGGCTTCAGCATCGGCACCACCGAGTTCGCGACGATGGGCCTGCTCCCGATCGTCGCCGACGACCTGCGGGTCTCGATCCCGACCGCCGGGCACGTCATCACCGCCTACGCCCTCGGCGTCGTGGTCGGGGCGCCCCTGCTCACCACCGTGGCCGCCCGCATCGAGCGGCGACGGCTCCTGCTGCTGCTCATGGCGGCGTTCACCGTCGGCAACGTCCTGTCCGCCCTCGCCCCCACGGCCGGCTGGCTGGTCGCCGCGCGGTTCGTCGCCGGGCTGCCGCACGGGGCGTTCTTCGGTGTCGGTGCCGCGATGGGCGCCCACGTCGCCGGCCCCGGGCGCCGCGGGCAGGCCGTCGCGACGATGATGGCCGGGCTGACGGTGGCGAACGTCGTCGGCGTGCCGCTGTCGACCGTCCTCGGGCAGGCGATGGGCTGGCGGGCGGCGTTCCTCGCCGTCGGGGCGCTCGGGCTGCTGACGCTCGCGGCGCTGTGGCGGTGGCTGCCCGGCCTCGCCGTGCCGGACGGCGCGAGCGTCCGCTCGGAGATCGGGTCGCTGCGCAACGCGCGCCTGTGGGTCGCGGCCGGAGCGGGTGCCGTCGGGTTCGGCGGCATGTTCGCGGTGTACTCGTACGTCTCGCCGCTGCTCACCGAGGTCACGGGCCTCGCGGTCACCACCGTGCCCGTCGTCCTCGCGCTGTTCGGCGTCGGCATGACCGTCGGCACCCTGCTGGGCGGGCGGCTCGCCGACCGGTCCGTGCCGCGCACCGTCCTGCTCGGCTTCGCGGCGACCACCGTCGTGCTGGTCCTCGTCGCGGTCCTCGGGCGGTCGCCCGTCCCCGGCGTCCTGGCCGTCGTCGGGCTCGGCGTCGCGTCGCAGGTGCTCGGCCTGGCGCTGCAGTCCTGGCTCATGGACCTCTCGCCGCACGCACCGTCCCTCGGCGCCGCCCTGTGCCACTCCGCGCTCAACGTCGGCAACGCCGCCGGCGCCTGGGCGGGCGGCCTGGTCATCGCCGCCGGCCTCGGCTACCTCGCGCCCGCGTGGGTCGGCGTGGCGCTGACCGCCGTGGGCCTGACCGTCGCCGCCACCGCCCTCCGCCGCCCCCGCTGA